A region of the Streptomyces sp. NBC_00442 genome:
CGCTGCTCTCCGTCGGCCTGTGCTGGCTGATCGGCACCTCGGCCGCCGTCTACATGCAGGACACCTTCCGCGGCCGCGGCCTGCTCCGGGCGATCTTCCTCGTGCCGTACGCGCTTCCGGTGTACGCGGCCGTCATCACCTGGGCGTTCATGTTCCAGCACGACAACGGCCTGGTGAATCACGTCCTGCACGACCAGCTGCACCTCACCGACAAGCCCTCGTTCTGGCTGATCGGCGACAACAGCTTCTACGCCCTGCTGACCGTGTCGGTGTGGAAGGGCTGGCCGTTCGCCTTCCTCATCGTGATGGCCGGCCTGCAGAACATCCCGCGGGAGCTGTACGAGGCGGCGGCCCTGGACGGGGCGGGCCTGTGGCAGCAGATCCGCCGCATCACCCTGCCGTCGCTGCGCCCGGTCAACCAGGTGCTCGTCCTGGTGCTGTTCCTGTGGACGTTCAACGACTTCAACACGCCGTACGTCCTGTTCGGCAAGTCCGCTCCGGAGGCCGCCGACCTCATATCCATCCACATCTACCAGGCGTCGTTCGTCACCTGGAACTTCGGCACCGGGTCCGCCATGAGCGTCCTGCTGCTGCTCTTCCTGCTGATCGTGACGGGCGCCTACCTGCTGGTGACCTCCCGCGGAAGGAAGGCGGCCGATGCCTAGCACCGTCGCGGCGTCCCGGCCGCAGCACCGCACACCCACGTCTCCGATGGCGCCACCACGTTCCTTCCTGTGGTCCCGGCGGATCTTCCTCACCCTGCTCACCGGCTTCGTCCTGCTGCCCGTGTACGTCATGGTCTCCAGCTCGCTCAAGCCCCTCCAGGACGTGTCGGGCAAGTTCCGCTGGCTGCCCAGCGGTCTCACGATCCGCCCGTACATCGACATCTGGTCGACCGTGCCGCTGGCGCGGTACTTCATGAACTCGCTGGTCGTGGCGGGCACCGCCACGGTGTGCTCGGTGGCCATCGCGGTCTTCGCGGCGTACGCGGTCAGCCGCTACTCCTTCCGCGGCAAGCGGGTCTTCACGATCACCGTGCTGTCCACGCAGATGTTCCCGGGCATCCTGTTCCTGCTGCCCCTGTTCCTGCTGTACGTCAACATCGGGAACGCCACCGGGATCGCGCTGTTCGGCTCGCGCGGCGGACTGATCCTGACCTACCTCACCTTCTCGCTGCCGTTCTCCATCTGGATGCTGATCGGCTACTTCGACTCGGTACCGCGCGATCTGGACGAAGCGGCGCTCGTGGACGGCTGCGGGCCGCTCGGTGCGCTGTTCCGGGTCGTGGTGCCCGCCGCCATCCCCGGCATCGTCGCGGTCGCCGTCTACGCCTTCATGGCCGCGTGGGGCGAGGTGCTGTTCGCGTCCGTCATGACCAACGACGCCACCCGCACCCTCGCCGTGGGCCTGCAGGGCTACTCCACCCTCAACGACGTGTACTGGAACCAGATCATGGCCGCCTCACTCGTCGTCAGCGTCCCCGTCGTCGCCGGCTTCCTGCTGCTCCAGCGCTACCTCGTCACCGGCCTCACGGCGGGCGCCGTCAAGTGACCGCCAACTCGCGTATTTGGAAAGGGACTTCCGTGTCCGCACCGATCGACTTCGCCGCACTCCCGCACGACTTCCTGTGGGGCACGGCCACCTCCGCCTACCAGATCGAGGGAGCCGTCGACGAGGACGGCCGCACGCCGTCCATCTGGGACACCTTCTCGCACACCCCCGGGAAGATCGACAACGACGACCACGGGGACATCGCCTGCGACCACTACCACCGCTGGCCGCAGGACGTGGAGCTGATGCGCCAACTGGGCGTCGAAGCCTACCGGTTGTCCATCGCCTGGCCCCGCGTCGTGCCCGGCGGCGACGGGCCCGTCAACCCGAAGGGCCTCGACTTCTACGACCGGCTGATCGACGGCCTGCTCGCCGCCGGCATCACCCCCTCCGCCACGCTCTACCACTGGGACCTGCCGCAGAGCCTCCAGGACCGCGGCGGCTGGCCCGAGCGCGCGACCGCCGAGCACTTCGCCGCGTACGCCTCGGCCGTGGCCGAGCGCCTAGGCGACCGGGTCACGCACTGGGCCACCCTCAACGAGCCGCTCTGCTCGGCCTGGATCGGCCACCTGGAAGGCCGGATGGCGCCGGGGCTCACCGACCTGACCGCGGCGGTCCGCTCCTCCTACCACCTGCTCCTCGGCCACGGCCTCGCGGTCCAGGCCGTGCGCGCCGCGGCCCCGGGCGCACAGATCGGCATCGTCAACAACCTCTCCCCCGTGCACGCGGCCAGCGACCGGCCGCAGGACCTCGCCGCCGCCCGACGGATGGACGGGCACACCAACCGCTGGTGGCTCGACCCCGTCCACGGCCGCGGCTTCCCCGCCGACATGCGCGAGGTGTACGGCGTCGAACTGCCGGAGCGGCCGGGCGACTTGGCGACGATGGCCGCGCCGCTCGACTGGCTCGGGCTCAACTACTACTTCCCGGCGTACGTCACCGACGACCCCGACGGACCCGCGCCGTACGCCCGTTCGGTGGACCGCGACGGCGTGCCGCGCACGGGCATGGACTGGGAGATCGACGCGGGCGGCATCGAGAGCCTGCTGCTGCGCCTCACCGAGGACTACGGCGCCCGGAAGATCTACGTCACCGAGAACGGCTCCGCGTTCCCCGACACGGTGCGCGCCGACGGCAGCATCGACGACCACGAGCGGCAGGACTATCTGGAGCGCCACCTCGCGGCCTGCGCCTCCGCCGCCCGCAAGGGCGCCCCGCTCGCCGGCTACTTCGCGTGGTCCCTGCTCGACAATTTCGAGTGGGCGTACGGCTACGACAAGCGCTTCGGTCTCGTCCACGTCGACTACGACACCCAGGCCCGCACCATCAAGGGCAGCGGACACCGGTACGCGGACCTCATCCGTGCGCACCGCGAGCGGGCGGCCTGAGCGTCCGCCTATCCGGCCGGAGCCGGTGGTGGCGCGGCGAGGGCGACCGGGCCGGGCACCTCGAAGGCTCCCGGCTCCGGGCGCCAGTCGCGCCACCGCTCCCACCACCGCTCACCGCTCTCGATGCGCTCCACGACCTCCGCGGCGGCGTCGCGGACGGCTTCCGCCTCGCCCGGTCCGAAGCCGCCGGCACGCACCCGGTCCTCGAAGTGGCCGACGTCCTTCCACGTGTAGGAGGAACCGTCGGCGGCGATCACGAGGTCGAGTTCCTGGTCGAGCGTGTCGAAGCCGTCCGCCGTGCGGCGCAGGGGCTCCTGGAAGTTGACGTACCAGTCCTGGAGTTCATCGCCCCTGAACCGGGCCCACACGGCATACCCGTCGCCGGCCCGTTGCAGCTGGAGCACCCCGTCCGACTGCCAGGTGTGCTCCAGGTGGACCCAGGGGTGGAGGCCCCACGTGAAGGTGCCGCCGCCGAAGGTGATCGGTGTGCCCGTCGCGAGGTATGCGGCGAGCAGCACACCGTCGTCGGCGACGACGCGCAGGGGATAGACCATCCACTCGCGTCCGTCGAGTATCTCTCTTCTGACGACGACATCGCCGCTGTGAAAACGTGGCTCCATGGCGAGCCACTCTAGGTGCCGGGTTCCGCGCGGCCCGAATGGGGGCCGTATTGCCGCATGCGGCGGCATCGAATCCGGAATGCGCCGCCGGGGCGGGTGTGTTCAGGAACCGCTCGCCGTGTCCCGCAGCAATTCCGGTACGAAGTCCGCGCCACGGGACGGGGCCGGATATCTCAGGTGAGCCAGGCGGGCCTGTTCCTGGCGCATGTGCATGAAGGACTCAAGGATGTATCCGACCATCAGCACAAGGACCGCGATGATCATGATCGCGGCCGCGAGCACCGCGGTGGGCAGGCGGGGCACGGTGCCGGTCCTGACGAATTCGGTGACCAGCGGCAGGCCCAGGATCAGGGAGACCAGCGTCAGCAATGCGGCGATGACGGCATGGAATTGCGAGGGGCGCTGGCGGCGGGCGAGGCCGAGGATGAGTTTCAGAATGCGCCAGCCGTCCCGGTAGGTGCGCAGTTTGCTGACGCTCCCGGCCGGGCGGTCCTTGAAGTCGACTTCCATCTCGGCGGTGGGCAGGCGCAGGCTGAGGGCGTGCACCGTCATCTCGGTCTCGGTCTCGAACTCCCGCGAAAGCGCCGGGAAGGACTTGACGTAGCGGCGCGAGAAGACGCGGTACCCGCTGAGCATGTCGCTGACGTCGTTGCCGAAGAGCGAGCGCACCGTGCCGGTGAGCATCCTGTTGCCGACCGCGTGGCCGGCCCGGTAGGCGGTTTCCACGATCTCCCGTCGGGCGCCGACCACTTGGTCGTAGGGGCCTTCGAAGAGCAGGTCGACCATCTCGCGTGCGCGCGACGCGTCGTAGGTGTCGTCCCCGTCGATGATGAGGAGCGCGTCGGCCTCGATGTCGGCGAAGGCGCGGCGAATCACATTCCCTTTACCCTTGCGCGGCTCATGCCGCACGAGTGCGCCCGCCTTCAGGGCCTCGGCGACGGTGTCGTCCGTAGAGGCATTGTCATATACGAAGATGACCGCCTCGGGAAGGGTGGCCCGCAGGTCGCTGACGACCTTTCCGATCGCGGCTTCCTCGTTGTAACAGGGAATGACACACACAATCGCCGGATGCATCAGAGGACCCTCATTATGTGAAAAAATCCAGTGGTTCTGGGCGCCGAGTGAGCAGATGGTACCTCAGCTTGTCCATTCAGCTTGATTACCTTTACGTTCTGGTCATGCTGCAACTCACGGCCTTGAGCCGAGTGGTATCCGAATGGGTGCGGAAGATCTGGCGAGAAGTCGCGGCCTTCGGTGTCGTCGGTGCCGTCGCATTCGTGGTGGAGACCGCGAGTTTCAATCTGCTGATTCTCGGCGCGTCCTCCGCCGACGGCGGGATCATGGGGACATCGCCCGTTCTGGCCTCGGTGGTGGCCACCCTGCTCGCCATGACGGTGAGTTGGTTCGGCAATCGGTATTGGACCTACCGGGACCGGCGTGGCGCCGTGGACCGTCGCGAGGTCGCGTGGTTCGTTGCCATTAACCTCGCGGGCATGGCGGTGACCGCCGTTCCCGTGTTCGCCTCCCGTGAACTCCTCGGTACCGGTTCGCCGTTGAGCGACAATGCGGCCCGGCTCTTCGGCTGGTCGGCGGCAACGGTGCTGCGCTTCGTCGCCTACCGCACCCTGGTCTTCACTCCCGCAGGAAAGGACCCCGCCCACGTGCCCGCAACCGTGAGCAGATGGACCACCGCCTTGGACGGCGCCTGGCGGCGCGGAACCCTCTGGCCGTGGTGCCTCGGGGCCGTCGCCGCGCTGTGCGCCCTGGCGGTGAACACCGTCTTCCATCCGGGATATCTGAGCGAGGACAGCGCCGACCAGCTGCAACAGGCCCTGGGCGAGCGTCCGGTGACCGACTGGCATCCGCCGGTGATGGCCCTGCTGTGGCGGATCCTCATCCATGCCACCGGTGCGATCTCCGCCATGGCGGCGCTGCAGAGTGCCGTGCTGTGGGCGTCGCTCTGGGTCCTGGCCCGGCTGGTGTGGAAGAGGACCGGCAGCCGCGGGCTCTCCCTCGTGATGCTCGCCGTCGGCCTGGCACCCCACGTCCTGACCTTCACGGGCGTGGTGTGGAAGGACGTGCACATGGCGTACGCCCTGCTCGCGACGGTCGCCGTGGCGCTCACCGCACGTGAACTGCCGCCCGGCAGGACGGCGTCGCGCTGGGCGCTGCTGGTCCTGGGCGTGCTGTTCCTCGCCTACGCCGTCCTGGTCCGCAAGAACGGCCTGCCCGCCGTGATCCCCGTCTTCGTTCTGCTGGTCCTCGCGGTGTGGCCCTCTCCCGGCCGCCGGCGCTGGCTGGCCGCTTCGGGGATCCTCGTCGCGATCACGGCGCTCTGCAGCGTCGGCGTGTCGCAGGCCACCGACCCGGTGGCCACCCGCCAGTACGCGCAGATCCCCTTGGACGACCTCACCCATGTCCTGACCCCGGCGCAGATCGGCCCCGCGGCCGAGGAGGCCGGAGCGAGCGCGGACTTCCGGGCCCGCCTGGTCACCGCCACGGCCGTCTGCGCGCGGCGGCAGGTCCCGGCCGACGTGTACTTCAACTGCTACCCGCGGGACCGTTCGCTCGGGGCCACGGAGCTCGGCCGCAACGCCGGCGTACTCACCCGGATGTGGACGCGGCAGATCCCGGAGCACTGGCAGGGCTACGTGGCGTACCGGGCCCGCGTGTTCTCCAAGCTGCTCTTCCAGGGCAACCTGCCGTTCTTCGACGGCACCTCGACCAAGCTCGCCGCCCTGAGGAGCGCTCCGGTCAATCGGACCCTGGAGTTCACCGTGCGCAACTACGTGACGGGCTTCGTGCACGACGTGCCGATGCTCTTCCAGGGCTGGTTCTGGTTCGCGGTGTCCCTGGTGTTCGCGCTGCGCCGCCGCTGGGCCGGCCCGTACGCCAGGGAACTGCGCCTGCTCGGGGTGAGTTCGGCCCTGTACATCCTCGCCTATTTCCCGACGGCTCCGCAGTCCAACTTCCGTTATGTGTACTGGCCCGCGCTTGCCGGGACCATCGGCCTGGCGGCCGTCCTGATCGGGCATCTGGCGCGTCGCCGAGCCGCGGTGGACGGCGCCGCGGGGCCGGCGGACGCCCGTGCGCGGGCCGGGACGGCCCCGCCCGCCACGGCGCTCCCCGCCGAGGCGGAGGACGCCGGGCCGCACGAGGACGCCACCGTCGCCGGCTGACGGCGGTCGCCTCGCAAGGCGTGCGGGCACGGCTCCCCGAAGGCAATGAAAAGGTCAAGCGTTTCCCATCCGGGTCAAGATTCACGCGCGTACGGCACTTATCGGACGCCTACGGAATAGTCGCCTGGGGAAACGGGTTTATGTCGCACGTACCCCCTCGCGGGTGCCGCCGCCGACCACTCCACGCCTCCGGAGGCCCCGCAATGTCCCAGCCGACACCTCACCAGCAGGCCGCGCCCCGCGGCACCCGCGGTGTCGTCCCCGTCCTCGCCTTCGCCGGCATCACGGTCGCCGTGATGCAGACGCTGCTCGTGCCGGTCATCAAGGACCTGCCGGTCCTGCTCAGCACCTCGCCGTCCAACGCCACCTGGGTCATGACGTCGACCCTGCTCGCCGGCGCCGTGGCCACCCCGATCATGGGCCGGCTCGGCGACCTGTACGGCAAGCGCCGTATGCTCCTGGCCAGCCTCGCCATCATGGTGGTCGGCTCGCTCGTCGCCGGCTTCACCAGCCAGCTCCTCGTGATGATCGCCGGCCGCGCCCTCCAGGGCTTCGCCATGGGCGCGATCCCGCTCGGCATCGGCCTGATGCGCGACCAGCTGCCGCGCGAGAAGCTCGGCTCGGCGATGGCCCTGATGAGTTCTTCCATAGGCGTCGGCGGCGGCCTCGCACTGCCCGCCGCCGCCCTGGTCGCCCAGCACACCGACTGGCACGCGCTGTTCTTCGGCTCGGCCGGCCTGGGCGCGGTGGCCATCGCGCTCACCCTCCTGTTCGTACCGGAGAGCGAGGTCAAGGCGTCGGGCACCTTCGACGTGCTCGGGGCGGTCGGCCTGTCGGCCGGCCTGGTCCTGCTGCTGCTCCCCATCACCAAGGGCAGCGACTGGGGCTGGGGCTCGACCACCACGCTCGGCCTGCTCGGTGCGGCCGTCGTCTTCCTCGTCCTGTGGGGCGTGATGGAGCTGCGTCTCAAGGCGCCGCTGGTGAATTTGCGTACCAGCGCCCGGCGCGAGGTGCTCCTCACCAACCTCGCCTCGACGATGGTCGGCGTGGCCTTCTACGCCATCTCGCTCGTCCTGCCCCAGCTGCTCCAGCTGCCCGCCGCCACCGGATACGGCCTCGGCCAGTCGATGGTCGTGGCCGGTCTGTGCGTGGCGCCGCTCGGCCTCACGATGATGCTGACCGCTCCGGTCTACGCCCGCCTCTCCGCCAAGTACGGCCCGAAGACCACCCTCATCCTCGGCATGCTGATCATCGCGATCGGGTACGGGGCCGGCCTCGGCCTCATGAGCGCGGCCTGGCAGACCATCGTCATCTCGGTGATCGTAGGCGCGGGCATCGGCCTCGCCTACTCCTCGCTGCCGGCGCTGATCATCGGCGCGGTCGACCCGTCCGAGACGGGCGCGGCCAACGGCCTCAACACCCTGATGCGGTCCATCGGCACCTCGGTGTCCAGCGCCGTCATCGGCATGGTGCTCGCCAACACCGCGCAGCCCTTCGGGCCCGTCGCACTGCCCACCATGCACGGCTTCCGCATCTCGTTCCTGATCGCCACGGGCGCCGTCGCCGGCGGTCTCGCGCTCGCCGCGTTCCTGCCCAAGGGCCGCCCGGCCGCCAAGCCGCAGCTGCGGGCCAGCAGCGAGGAGGACGCGGTCCTGGAGCTGGTCACCGAGGCGCTGGCCGCCTTCCACGGCCAGGTCGTCGGCGCGTCCGGTACGCCGGTGGCGCACGCCAAGGTCACCCTCATCGACCGTCACGGACGCCAGGCCGGCTCCGCCCACACCGACGCGAGCGGCCGGTACGCGGTGCCGGTTCCGCAGGGCGGGGCCTACGTCCTGGCCGCGACCGCCGCGGGTCACGCGCCGTTGGCGTCGGCGGCCACGCACCACGGCGGCGAGGGCCCGGTGACCGTGGACCTGGCGCTGCCGGTCCCGGTCCAGTAGCAGGCCGCACACACCACAGACGCCCCTCAACTCCCGTACCAGACAGAGGAGTTGAGGGGCGGCTGTGTGATGTCACCGCTGGGGCGAGGCACTCGGCGAGGCCGAGGCCGAGGCCGGGGTGCGGCAGACGCCGCCCTCGACCATCTTCAGGTGCCCCGCCACGACCGGCCGTGCCGCCTTCGCGGCGGCCTGGATCTGGCTGTCCTTACCGGACTTCAGCTCCTGGTCGATCAGCGTGAGGACCTGCTGATGCCCGCTGCTCTGGATCTTCAGCCAGGCGACGTCGTACGCCTTGGTGCCGTTCATGGGCTTCAGCGAGGACAGGCTCTTCTGCTGGGCCGCGCTGGGTTCCTTCGCCAGCGAGATGTTCTTGCTCTTGGCCAGGGTCGCGCCCTTGGCGTCCAGCGTGGTGTGATCACGCACGATGACATCGGCGACCTGCTTCACACAGGCGCCGTTGGCATGCGTGCGCGCGTCCTTGCCCGCGGCGATCTCGGCCAGGTTGGCCTGGTGGACCGCCTGGAGGAACACCGCGTCGGCGGTGGCGGACGGGCTGGCCGCGCCGAACGCGGGCGCCGCGCCGGTGACGGCCAGCGCGGTGACGGCGGCCGCGGTTGCGCAGGTGTGGGTGAATCGCATGGGGACCTCCACGTGTCCGTGGACCGGATGAGGTCCACGTAGGCGTTCGGACGGCGCGTGGGGAGGGCGCCCGTCCGGACTTTGCTCAACGCGGATCATCGTAGGTCGGCATGCGCACGCCCGCCCGTCCAGATCACTCAGCGTGACGGAAGCGGCGGGCGCCGCGCGGGGACGCGTGGAGCGGCGGCACCGCCCCTCGGGTCAAGCTGCGGGGTACGGGGCCGCCTTGAGGCGCCGCGCGAGATGGCCGGCGTTCGCCGCGAGGGTGGCGGTCGTGCCCGCCGTCGTCTTGGGGGTGCTCGCGAGATCGAGGTAGTCGGTCCCCTGCATCGCCTCGCCGACCCAGTAGGTGACCGCGCCGGGTGCCAGCGTGAAGCCGACGTCGTTGAGACCCTGGAAGATGTCGGCGCCGACCTTGTGCGCGCCGTCCTCGTTGCCCACCACGCACACCGCGGCGACCTTGCCGTAGTAGAGCGGCCGGCCTTCGTCGTCCGTCTGCGAGATGTCCGCGTTGAGGCGCTCCATGACCTTCTGCGCAATGCTCGAGGGGTGGCCGAGCCAGATCGGCGTGGAGATCACGAGAATGTCCGCGCCGAGGATGCTGTCGCGGATCTCGGGCCACGCGTCGCCGTCACCCATGTCGGTCTCCACGCCCGGCTTCACGTCGTGGTCGACGACGCGGACGACCTTGCCGGTCACACCGTGCTCGGCGAGCGACTTCATGGTCTGCTCCGCAAGGAGCTGGGAGCTGGACTCGGCGGGGGACGGGGAGAGGGTGCACACGAGCGCGACGGCGCTCAGCGGGACGGTGGACGAGACATCGGTACGCGTCTGATTCATATCCATGCATCCGCTACTGCCCCGCCGCGCGTCTCCCTATCTGTCCTGTCTGTCCTGGCCCGCTCGTGGGTGGCCACCATTCGATGAGGAGCATGGTGGCGTCGTCGAGCAGGTCGCTGTCCTCGGCGTCGAGGATGGCGTGGATGAGACGACGCAGCGACTCCGCGGCCAGTTCGCCCGAGGCGGTGGCCAGAATGATGGAGTCCGTGAAGCGGTCCATGCCGAACTCACCGCCGCCGGCGGTGCGGGCCTCCGTGACGCCGTCGGTGTACAGCAGGACGCGGTCTCCCGGCTCCAGGGCCAGTTCGTGGACGGCACGCGGGTCGTCGCTGAACCTGGCCGGGAGGCCCATGGGAGGCTGGGGGGTGCGTTCGAGCGCCCCCGCCACGACGCGTCCGCCGCGGATCAGGACCGGCGGCGGGTGCCCGCAGTTGGACCAGCTGAACAGCCCCGTGGCGAGGTCGAGCTGGGTGAGGATGCCGGTGCAGTACTTGTCGGGCAGCCACTGGGCGAGCGCCTGGTCGATGGTCTCGACGAGGTCGAGAAGGCCCGCGCCGGCCCGGCGCGCGTTGCGGCAGCCGGCGAGGGCGACCGACGTGGTCAGGCCCGAGGCGAGATCGTGGCCCATGGCGTCGAGGATCGCCGCGTGGAGGGTGGACTGGGTGAGCGAGTGGTCGAAGGCGTCGCCGCCGATCTCGTACGCGGGTTCCAGCACCGCGGTGGAGACGACGTGCGCGTTGCCGATGGTGCGCGGCGGAAGGAAGGCACGGAGCATTTCCGCGGGCAGCTGCATGCGCTCGGCCCGCGCGCGGCGGGCGAAGCTGTCGCTGTAGGCACGCTTGGAGGTGATGGCCATCGCCACGATCCCGGTCAGCATGCGGCAGCGTCGCAGGCGGACGGCGTCCACGGAGCGGGTGCGGACGCCGAGCACTCCGAGCCGCTCGGCTCCGTCCACCACGGGCAGCCACAGGCACAGGAAGCCGGTCTCCACGTCCTCGATGCGCAGGGAGACGGTCCGGTAGCACCAGCCGGCGACGGACGCGTCGATGTCCAGGGTCGCGAGGCCGTCGGT
Encoded here:
- a CDS encoding PP2C family protein-serine/threonine phosphatase, encoding MNAEDTRDSGCGERLLEDLLAQAHSATPMDLPVLVNRCAEAFGLGEIDIYLTDLQQRRLVGLTDGLATLDIDASVAGWCYRTVSLRIEDVETGFLCLWLPVVDGAERLGVLGVRTRSVDAVRLRRCRMLTGIVAMAITSKRAYSDSFARRARAERMQLPAEMLRAFLPPRTIGNAHVVSTAVLEPAYEIGGDAFDHSLTQSTLHAAILDAMGHDLASGLTTSVALAGCRNARRAGAGLLDLVETIDQALAQWLPDKYCTGILTQLDLATGLFSWSNCGHPPPVLIRGGRVVAGALERTPQPPMGLPARFSDDPRAVHELALEPGDRVLLYTDGVTEARTAGGGEFGMDRFTDSIILATASGELAAESLRRLIHAILDAEDSDLLDDATMLLIEWWPPTSGPGQTGQIGRRAAGQ
- a CDS encoding carbohydrate ABC transporter permease, encoding MPSTVAASRPQHRTPTSPMAPPRSFLWSRRIFLTLLTGFVLLPVYVMVSSSLKPLQDVSGKFRWLPSGLTIRPYIDIWSTVPLARYFMNSLVVAGTATVCSVAIAVFAAYAVSRYSFRGKRVFTITVLSTQMFPGILFLLPLFLLYVNIGNATGIALFGSRGGLILTYLTFSLPFSIWMLIGYFDSVPRDLDEAALVDGCGPLGALFRVVVPAAIPGIVAVAVYAFMAAWGEVLFASVMTNDATRTLAVGLQGYSTLNDVYWNQIMAASLVVSVPVVAGFLLLQRYLVTGLTAGAVK
- a CDS encoding DUF402 domain-containing protein, translating into MEPRFHSGDVVVRREILDGREWMVYPLRVVADDGVLLAAYLATGTPITFGGGTFTWGLHPWVHLEHTWQSDGVLQLQRAGDGYAVWARFRGDELQDWYVNFQEPLRRTADGFDTLDQELDLVIAADGSSYTWKDVGHFEDRVRAGGFGPGEAEAVRDAAAEVVERIESGERWWERWRDWRPEPGAFEVPGPVALAAPPPAPAG
- a CDS encoding carbohydrate ABC transporter permease, giving the protein MTTTAPEAGTRAAPEGSPGAARGPRRTGRIRRIGLPYLLLLPALLLELLVHLVPMVIGIAMSFKELTQFYIRDWGTAPWSGLGNYKLSVDFDGPVGEALLHSFLVTVSFTLLSVGLCWLIGTSAAVYMQDTFRGRGLLRAIFLVPYALPVYAAVITWAFMFQHDNGLVNHVLHDQLHLTDKPSFWLIGDNSFYALLTVSVWKGWPFAFLIVMAGLQNIPRELYEAAALDGAGLWQQIRRITLPSLRPVNQVLVLVLFLWTFNDFNTPYVLFGKSAPEAADLISIHIYQASFVTWNFGTGSAMSVLLLLFLLIVTGAYLLVTSRGRKAADA
- a CDS encoding MFS transporter, translated to MSQPTPHQQAAPRGTRGVVPVLAFAGITVAVMQTLLVPVIKDLPVLLSTSPSNATWVMTSTLLAGAVATPIMGRLGDLYGKRRMLLASLAIMVVGSLVAGFTSQLLVMIAGRALQGFAMGAIPLGIGLMRDQLPREKLGSAMALMSSSIGVGGGLALPAAALVAQHTDWHALFFGSAGLGAVAIALTLLFVPESEVKASGTFDVLGAVGLSAGLVLLLLPITKGSDWGWGSTTTLGLLGAAVVFLVLWGVMELRLKAPLVNLRTSARREVLLTNLASTMVGVAFYAISLVLPQLLQLPAATGYGLGQSMVVAGLCVAPLGLTMMLTAPVYARLSAKYGPKTTLILGMLIIAIGYGAGLGLMSAAWQTIVISVIVGAGIGLAYSSLPALIIGAVDPSETGAANGLNTLMRSIGTSVSSAVIGMVLANTAQPFGPVALPTMHGFRISFLIATGAVAGGLALAAFLPKGRPAAKPQLRASSEEDAVLELVTEALAAFHGQVVGASGTPVAHAKVTLIDRHGRQAGSAHTDASGRYAVPVPQGGAYVLAATAAGHAPLASAATHHGGEGPVTVDLALPVPVQ
- a CDS encoding GH1 family beta-glucosidase, whose product is MSAPIDFAALPHDFLWGTATSAYQIEGAVDEDGRTPSIWDTFSHTPGKIDNDDHGDIACDHYHRWPQDVELMRQLGVEAYRLSIAWPRVVPGGDGPVNPKGLDFYDRLIDGLLAAGITPSATLYHWDLPQSLQDRGGWPERATAEHFAAYASAVAERLGDRVTHWATLNEPLCSAWIGHLEGRMAPGLTDLTAAVRSSYHLLLGHGLAVQAVRAAAPGAQIGIVNNLSPVHAASDRPQDLAAARRMDGHTNRWWLDPVHGRGFPADMREVYGVELPERPGDLATMAAPLDWLGLNYYFPAYVTDDPDGPAPYARSVDRDGVPRTGMDWEIDAGGIESLLLRLTEDYGARKIYVTENGSAFPDTVRADGSIDDHERQDYLERHLAACASAARKGAPLAGYFAWSLLDNFEWAYGYDKRFGLVHVDYDTQARTIKGSGHRYADLIRAHRERAA
- a CDS encoding GtrA family protein, whose translation is MLQLTALSRVVSEWVRKIWREVAAFGVVGAVAFVVETASFNLLILGASSADGGIMGTSPVLASVVATLLAMTVSWFGNRYWTYRDRRGAVDRREVAWFVAINLAGMAVTAVPVFASRELLGTGSPLSDNAARLFGWSAATVLRFVAYRTLVFTPAGKDPAHVPATVSRWTTALDGAWRRGTLWPWCLGAVAALCALAVNTVFHPGYLSEDSADQLQQALGERPVTDWHPPVMALLWRILIHATGAISAMAALQSAVLWASLWVLARLVWKRTGSRGLSLVMLAVGLAPHVLTFTGVVWKDVHMAYALLATVAVALTARELPPGRTASRWALLVLGVLFLAYAVLVRKNGLPAVIPVFVLLVLAVWPSPGRRRWLAASGILVAITALCSVGVSQATDPVATRQYAQIPLDDLTHVLTPAQIGPAAEEAGASADFRARLVTATAVCARRQVPADVYFNCYPRDRSLGATELGRNAGVLTRMWTRQIPEHWQGYVAYRARVFSKLLFQGNLPFFDGTSTKLAALRSAPVNRTLEFTVRNYVTGFVHDVPMLFQGWFWFAVSLVFALRRRWAGPYARELRLLGVSSALYILAYFPTAPQSNFRYVYWPALAGTIGLAAVLIGHLARRRAAVDGAAGPADARARAGTAPPATALPAEAEDAGPHEDATVAG
- a CDS encoding DUF4142 domain-containing protein → MRFTHTCATAAAVTALAVTGAAPAFGAASPSATADAVFLQAVHQANLAEIAAGKDARTHANGACVKQVADVIVRDHTTLDAKGATLAKSKNISLAKEPSAAQQKSLSSLKPMNGTKAYDVAWLKIQSSGHQQVLTLIDQELKSGKDSQIQAAAKAARPVVAGHLKMVEGGVCRTPASASASPSASPQR
- a CDS encoding glycosyltransferase family 2 protein; its protein translation is MHPAIVCVIPCYNEEAAIGKVVSDLRATLPEAVIFVYDNASTDDTVAEALKAGALVRHEPRKGKGNVIRRAFADIEADALLIIDGDDTYDASRAREMVDLLFEGPYDQVVGARREIVETAYRAGHAVGNRMLTGTVRSLFGNDVSDMLSGYRVFSRRYVKSFPALSREFETETEMTVHALSLRLPTAEMEVDFKDRPAGSVSKLRTYRDGWRILKLILGLARRQRPSQFHAVIAALLTLVSLILGLPLVTEFVRTGTVPRLPTAVLAAAIMIIAVLVLMVGYILESFMHMRQEQARLAHLRYPAPSRGADFVPELLRDTASGS
- a CDS encoding flavodoxin family protein; its protein translation is MDMNQTRTDVSSTVPLSAVALVCTLSPSPAESSSQLLAEQTMKSLAEHGVTGKVVRVVDHDVKPGVETDMGDGDAWPEIRDSILGADILVISTPIWLGHPSSIAQKVMERLNADISQTDDEGRPLYYGKVAAVCVVGNEDGAHKVGADIFQGLNDVGFTLAPGAVTYWVGEAMQGTDYLDLASTPKTTAGTTATLAANAGHLARRLKAAPYPAA